Proteins found in one Micropterus dolomieu isolate WLL.071019.BEF.003 ecotype Adirondacks linkage group LG12, ASM2129224v1, whole genome shotgun sequence genomic segment:
- the tmem179ba gene encoding transmembrane protein 179B, whose protein sequence is MALTVLLLVELGLYASCFVCGIVTAASITIVQGNFGGRCILYGLVNYNATMSLIGLQSSSSSSLCYFVSAISVMAAVVCFSLSLYLLYSLCIDGEIKRGRIWMNLTVAVCGAFLFFLLITGCMLKIGRDSLCSSVLQAVSNVTRCEDAQTKNWVSPLKGGRFYDNLHKAETAVWVSFFFWLIIGVLVIIQRRQSLGSKTPAGGLFSDPGVTAAETEPFFNNPARPQ, encoded by the exons ATGGCGTTGAcggtgctgctgctggtggagttGGGTCTGTACGCCAGCTGTTTCGTCTGTGGGATTGTCACCGCCGCATCCATCACCATAGTCCAG GGTAATTTTGGAGGTCGGTGTATTCTATATGGACTTGTCAACTACAATGCAACAATGAGCCTCATTGGCCTGCAGTCAtccagctcctcctctctgtgctATTTTGTGTCGGCCATATCAGTCATGGCAGCGGTGGTGTGTTTCTCGCTGTCTCTGTACTTGCTGTACTCTTTGTGCATTGACGGGGAAATCAAAAG GGGTCGCATATGGATGAACCTGACCGTGGCAGTGTGTGGCGCCTTCCTGTTCTTCCTGCTCATCACAGGGTGCATGTTGAAGATCGGACGCGactctctctgcagctctgtcctaCAAGCCGTTTCCAACGTTACCAG ATGTGAAGATGCCCAGACTAAAAATTGGGTCAGTCCACTCAAAGGAGGAAGATTCTACGACAATCTACATAAAGCCGAG ACGGCAGTGTGGGTCAGCTTCTTCTTCTGGCTCATCATCGGGGTTCTGGTGATCATTCAGAGGCGTCAGAGTTTGGGGTCGAAGACGCCTGCAGGAGGGCTCTTCAGTGATCCAGGGGTGACGGCTGCAGAGACGGAGCCATTTTTCAACAATCCGGCAAGGCCACAGTGA